The segment CTGCCCTTGAGCAGGTCGGGACAGAGGGGCTTGCTCAGCACCATGTTGGCGCCCAGGCGATAGGCGATTTCCTGGCGGCCGGAGTCGGCGACGCAGCACAGCAGGGTGCGGCGCCCGGCGGGCAGGCGGCGGATGCGCCCCAGCAGTTCCAGGCGCTCCTCGGCCTCGCCCGCGTCCACCACCACGGCGTCGAACTTGCGTTGTCCCAGCAGCTCCAGGCATTCCTCCGCGCGCGTGCACAGCTCCACCCCGATGCCCAGGCCCTCCAGCATGGGCCGCAGGGTCCCCAACACCTCCGCATCGGAGCAGGTGAGCAGGCACTGCGGCTGCATCTCCCGGCTGCGGGCGCGGTCGCTGCGCACTTTGGCCTTTTGGGAGCGCAGGTTGTGCTCCGCGATGCGCAACACGTCGTTGATGTCCGCTCCGGCCCGGAAGGTGGCCAGGCCGCAGCTCAGGGCGATGGGGAAGGAGGCCGCAGGCGCCTGGTTGCGGCGGGCGAGGGCCTCGAACAGCCGCTCCGCCGCCCGCTCCGCCTGCTCCTCGCCGGTCTCCGGCATCACCACCAGGAACTGGCCGGCGCTGTAGCGCACCACCGTGTCGGAGACGCGGAAGGTGCTGTCCATGATCTGGCCCACTTCCGCCAGGCAACGGTCTCCAGCCGCCTCGCCGTGGTTCAGGTTGATGGCAGCCAGGTCGTTGAGGTCGGCCAACAGCAGGGTCAGGCTGCTGCCGGTGCGCTTGGCGCGGCTGACCTCCTTGGGCAGGATGAGCTCCAGATAGCGGCGGTTGAAGACCTTGGTGAGCGTATCCAGCAGGGTGGCCGCCTCGCTCCGCTCCTTCTCCACCAGTTGCCGGATGAGTTGTTCGCGGGCATGGTTCAGCTCCCGCCGCTGCTGCAGCACGTACAGGTTGAACAGGATCACCAGCCCGATCAACCCGAAGAGCACCTGCGGCAGGTAGCGGAACTCCACCCGCAGGCTGGAACTGTTCCAGGAGATGTTGGGCAGCACGATGGCCACCACCCCCGCCACCGTCACCAGCAGCACCAGCAGCGCCAGCAGCCACAGTTGCAGGTCGCGGCTGGAGAGCCGGCGCATCTTCACCTGCAGCTCCGGGTGCAAACTCGGACCAGCATTCTCGCTTGCCATCTCAACCTCCGCCGGGCGGCGGGCCTCCGCGCCGGGCGCGTGTTCAGCGCCCGGCTCCGCTCTCCCGTCTTCAGTCTAGGACCGGGAGCGACGGAGGGGGACCGGGAAACGAAGCCCGGCCGGGGCAGGAATTCGACTCTGGGAAGAGTGCCGAAGTGGGAGGGACGGGGCCGGCACGCGGGTCGCGGCTCAGTCGCGCGCGGCCACGCCGGCGTCCAGGACCTCTCGTACCTTGCGCGCCAGGGCCTCGGTGGTGAAGGGCTTCTGCAGGAAGGCGGTCTCCTGGGTCAGCACCCCGTGCTGCACGATGGCGTCGTCGGTATAGCCCGACATGTACAGGACCTTCATCTCCGGCCGGAGGACGGAGAGCCGCTCCGCCAGTTCGCGCCCGCTCATGTGGGCCAGGACCACGTCGGTGAGCAGCAGGTGGATGGGCTCGTGAAAGTGCTCGCAGGTCAGCAGGGCCTCCCCGCCATCGCGCGCTTCCAGCACCGAGTAGCCCTTGCGCTTCAGCACCTGCCGCACCAGTCCTCGCACTCCGTCCTCGTCCTCCACCAGCAGGATGGTCTCGTCGCCGGTGTCGGTGGCGGCGGCGGCCGGCTCGGCCGAAGCCGCGGCTTGCGTCTCCTCCACCCGGGGCAGGTAGATCCTGAGGGTCGTGCCCATGCCGGGCTCGCTGTAGACGCTGATGTGGCCGTCGCTCTGCTTCACGATGCCGTACACGGTGGACAGACCCAGGCCCGTCCCCTTGGCGGGGTCTTTGGTGGTGAAGAAGGGCTCGAAGATGTGGGAGCAGGTTTCCGGGCTCATGCCGGTGCCGGTGTCGCTGACCGCCAGCAGCACGTAGTCCCCCGGCTTGACCTCCACGCGCTCGCGGGCGTAGGTCTCATCCAGCGCCACGTTGCCGGTCTCCACCGTGAGCTTGCCGCCGCGGGGCATGGCGTCGCGCGCGTTCACCGCCAGGTTGAGGATGACCTGCTCGATCTGGCCGGGGTCCGCCCGGACCCGCCCCAGCCCGTCGGCCAGCAGGGCGTGCAGCTCGATATCCTCTCCCAGCAGCCGGCGCAGCAGCCGGTCGACGTTGCAGACCACCGTGTTGAGGTCCAGAACCTGGGGCGCCAGCACCTGCTGGCGGCTGAAGGCCAGCAATTGCCGGGTGAGGGCGGCCGCCCGCTCCGCCGCCTTCTGCATCTCTTCCACTTCCGTGCGCAAGGGATCGCGCCGGTCCAGGCTGTCGAGCAGCAGTTCGGCAT is part of the Terriglobales bacterium genome and harbors:
- a CDS encoding PAS domain S-box protein, whose translation is MSRPKSPARKRSAARAAKDASAPGLARAEARYRELFDHIADAIFVVDPETHRVIDCNEEACRRYEYTREEFLGMDPVTVHPPEEREAVRQRLRQQDTSTAEFTHITKSGRRFPVEVRSRVIDHEGRRARISLIQDLSAHKRVEESLRESEDRFRAVGDNIAAAIYIHDGQRMLYVNPACEEISGYTREALMNQVDFWEMVHPDFRALVQERARARLEGRATPHHYEFKILARDGSERWLDFTASRVQFAGRTAILSIAVDMTGRRALEEQLRQALKMEAVGRLAGGVAHDFNNLLTVIKGHAELLLDSLDRRDPLRTEVEEMQKAAERAAALTRQLLAFSRQQVLAPQVLDLNTVVCNVDRLLRRLLGEDIELHALLADGLGRVRADPGQIEQVILNLAVNARDAMPRGGKLTVETGNVALDETYARERVEVKPGDYVLLAVSDTGTGMSPETCSHIFEPFFTTKDPAKGTGLGLSTVYGIVKQSDGHISVYSEPGMGTTLRIYLPRVEETQAAASAEPAAAATDTGDETILLVEDEDGVRGLVRQVLKRKGYSVLEARDGGEALLTCEHFHEPIHLLLTDVVLAHMSGRELAERLSVLRPEMKVLYMSGYTDDAIVQHGVLTQETAFLQKPFTTEALARKVREVLDAGVAARD
- a CDS encoding diguanylate cyclase, with the protein product MASENAGPSLHPELQVKMRRLSSRDLQLWLLALLVLLVTVAGVVAIVLPNISWNSSSLRVEFRYLPQVLFGLIGLVILFNLYVLQQRRELNHAREQLIRQLVEKERSEAATLLDTLTKVFNRRYLELILPKEVSRAKRTGSSLTLLLADLNDLAAINLNHGEAAGDRCLAEVGQIMDSTFRVSDTVVRYSAGQFLVVMPETGEEQAERAAERLFEALARRNQAPAASFPIALSCGLATFRAGADINDVLRIAEHNLRSQKAKVRSDRARSREMQPQCLLTCSDAEVLGTLRPMLEGLGIGVELCTRAEECLELLGQRKFDAVVVDAGEAEERLELLGRIRRLPAGRRTLLCCVADSGRQEIAYRLGANMVLSKPLCPDLLKGSLRVAYGLMVGEQQRYFRHAVEMPVHVRSGKGMEMEVTSSSMSEGGMVVRTPMPVAVGQRVIVRFQPPGVEPAIEGQADVAWSDQEGRVGLRFTQLPAPARIALERWLAAAAREGGRPPIGLDDGRVTRIPAAPAARMKIPA